The following proteins come from a genomic window of Salvia hispanica cultivar TCC Black 2014 chromosome 4, UniMelb_Shisp_WGS_1.0, whole genome shotgun sequence:
- the LOC125185449 gene encoding pyruvate dehydrogenase (acetyl-transferring) kinase, mitochondrial, with translation MAATFKKASKDLIAEVRRWAAMKQTGVSLRYMTEFGSRPTPRNLLISAQFLHKELPIRVARRAVELESLPYGLSLKPAVLKVRDWYLESFRDIRSFPEIKDNNDELDFTQMIKMVKVRHNNVVPMMALGVQQLKKDLNPKIVYEDLDEIHQFLDRFYMSRIGIRMLIGQHVALHDPDPPPDCVGYIHTKMSPVEVARNASEDARSICLREYGSAPDINIYGDPNFTFPYVPTHLHLMVFELVKNSLRAVQEKYMDSDDVAPPVRIIVADGLEDVTIKVSDEGGGIARSGLSKIFTYLYSTAKNPLDDQSDVDPETATTMAGYGYGLPISRLYARYFGGDLQIISMEGYGTDAYLHLSRLGDSQEPLP, from the exons ATGGCGGCGACGTTCAAAAAAGCGTCGAAAGATCTAATCGCTGAGGTTCGGAGATGGGCTGCCATGAAACAAACAGGCGTCAGCCTCCGTTACATGACCGAATTCGGCTCCCGCCCCACGCCTCGTAATCTCCTCATCTCTGCTCAATTCCTCCACAAGGAGCTCCCAATTCGCGTCGCCCGCCGCGCCGTCGAGCTCGAATCTCTCCCCTACGGCCTCTCCCTTAAACCCGCCGTTTTAAAG GTAAGAGATTGGTATTTGGAGTCTTTCCGCGATATTAGATCCTTTCCAGAAATCAAAGATAACAACGATGAGTTGGATTTCACACAAATGATTAAGATGGTTAAAGTCAGACACAACAATGTGGTTCCTATGATGGCTTTGGGAGTGCAACAGTTGAAAAAAGATCTGAATCCAAAAATTGTTTACGAAGATCTGGAtgaaattcatcaatttctgGATCGGTTTTACATGTCTAGAATTGGGATACGCATGCTTATTG GGCAGCACGTCGCCTTGCATGATCCGGATCCTCCTCCCGATTGTGTTGGATATATACATACTAAAATGTCCCCGGTTGAGGTTGCAAGAAATGCTAGTGAGGATGCCCGTTCCATTTGCTTGCGAGAATATGGCAGCGCCCCAGATATTAACATCTACGGAGACCCTAATTTCACATTTCC TTATGTTCCCACTCACTTGCATCTAATGGTGTTTGAGTTGGTAAAGAATTCACTGCGtgctgttcaagaaaaatatatggaCTCAGACGATGTTGCACCTCCCGTGAGGATAATAGTTGCTGATGGATTGGAAGATGTAACGATTAAG GTATCGGATGAAGGAGGTGGAATAGCCAGAAGCGGTCTTTCAAAGATTTTCACCTATCTTTATAGCACTGCAAAGAATCCCCTCGATGATCAGTCAGACGTTGACCCTGAAACAGCGACAACTATGGCAGGTTATGGTTATGGTCTTCCTATAAGCCGTTTGTATGCCAGGTACTTTGGAGGGGATCTGCAAATTATCTCTATGGAAGGATACG GGACCGATGCTTACCTCCATCTGTCACGGTTGGGAGATTCTCAAGAACCTCTTCCTTGA
- the LOC125223238 gene encoding uncharacterized protein LOC125223238 isoform X1 produces MATHRSSGYMDPGWDHGVAQDDKKKKVRCNYCGKVVSGGIYRLKQHLARLSGEVTYCDKAPDEVRLKMRENLEGRRVSKKSRHSEYEEQSYLNLSAADDLEEEEHFGYRKKGKQLLIDKDLAVNMTPLRSLGYVDPGWEHGVPQDERKKRVKCNYCEKIVSGGINRFKQHLARIPGEVAPCKNAPEEVYLKIKENMRWHRTGRRHRRPDTKEISTFYMESENEEEEQEDEAVYPMGNDRLIHGDRRFDRDFKRTSKGLSACNGSDLTPKRPRYDANVLKTPKTQPAVGGKLVKMGPSKRSRREVISAICKFFYHAGVPSQAANSSYFHKMLELVGQYGSDLIGPSSNMLSGRFLQDEILTVKNYLEEYKSSWAVTGCSILADSWRNSQGRTLINILVSCPRGVYFVCSVDATGLVDDETYLYKLLDKVVEDMGEENVVQVITPSTPSYQAAGKMIEETRRNLFWTPCATYCIDQMLEDFKKLNRVRDCIEKGQKITKFIYNRIWLLNLMKREFTGGKELLSLSATQSASSFSTLQSLLDHRVDLRKMFQSNKWLSSRYSKSDEGKEVKNIVMDSSFWRKVQYVKRSVDPILEVLQKIDSDESLSMPFIYNDMNRAKLAIKINHSDDARKYESFWSVIDNHWDSLFHHPLYLAAYFLNPSYRYRSDFVLHPDVVRGLNACIVKLEPDSARRISASMQISDFGSAKADFGTDLAISTRSELDPAAWWQQHGINCLELQRIAVRILSQSCSSFGCEHNWSVHDQMHRQRQNRLSQKRLNEAIYVHYNLRLRERQMRKRSSKSTSLDSVLQEDLLYDWIVETEKQALQEDEEILYSEMDHGDGYENEVHDFDDGHGDSRKGSMEMVLADVAEPLDVDDSAQNDAASGDDQDLDFIEEDMTD; encoded by the exons ATGGCGACGCATCGCTCTTCCGGATACATGGACCCGGGTTGGGATCATGGTGTTGCACAAGAtgacaaaaagaagaaggttAGATGCAATTACTGTGGCAAAGTTGTTAGCGGAGGAATCTACAGACTGAAGCAACACCTTGCCCGGCTTTCTGGTGAAGTAACTTATTGTGATAAGGCTCCGGACGAGGTGCGTCTCAAAATGAGGGAAAATTTGGAGGGGCGCCGTGTTAGTAAGAAATCAAGGCACAGTGAGTACGAGGAACAATCCTATTTGAACCTCAGTGCTGCTGATGATTTGGAGGAAGAAGAGCACTTTGGATATAGGAAAAAAGGTAAGCAATTGTTGATTGACAAGGATTTAGCAGTGAATATGACTCCACTTCGTTCATTAGGATATGTTGATCCTGGTTGGGAGCATGGTGTACCTCAGgatgagaggaagaagagggtgAAATGTAATTACTGTGAGAAGATTGTGAGTGGAGGTATCAACCGGTTTAAGCAGCATCTAGCTAGGATACCCGGTGAAGTTGCTCCTTGTAAGAATGCACCGGAAGAAgtttatctcaaaataaaagaaaacatgaGATGGCACCGTACCGGTAGAAGGCACAGGCGACCTGACACTAAGGAAATATCTACATTTTACATGGAGTCAGAAAATGAGGAGGAAGAGCAGGAAGATGAAGCTGTTTACCCAATGGGTAATGATAGGCTTATACATGGTGATAGAAGATTTGATAGAGATTTCAAGAGGACTTCCAAAGGGTTGTCTGCCTGTAATGGATCTGATCTGACACCGAAAAGGCCAAGGTATGATGCAAATGTCCTGAAGACACCAAAAACTCAACCGGCAGTAGGTGGAAAGCTAGTGAAAATGGGTCCATCCAAGAGGTCCCGGAGAGAAGTCATTTCTGCAATATGCAAGTTTTTCTACCATGCTGGTGTGCCTTCTCAAGCAGCCAACTCctcttattttcataaaatgcTAGAGCTGGTAGGTCAGTATGGCTCGGATTTGATAGGACCATCTAGCAATATGTTATCAGGGCGGTTTCTACAAGATGAAATACTGACAGTCAAAAACTACCTCGAGGAGTATAAGTCTTCTTGGGCAGTGACAGGGTGTTCCATTTTAGCAGATAGTTGGAGAAACTCTCAAGGCAGGACACTGATCAACATTTTGGTATCCTGCCCTCGtggagtatattttgtttgttcaGTTGATGCAACAGGTCTAGTTGACGATGAAACCTATTTGTACAAATTGCTTGACAAAGTGGTAGAAGATATGGGGGAGGAAAATGTGGTGCAG GTAATCACTCCAAGTACACCCAGTTATCAAGCTGCTGGGAAGATGATTGAAGAGACGAGGAGAAATTTGTTTTGGACACCTTGTGCCACATATTGTATTGATCAAATGCTCGAAGATTTTAAGAAACTAAACCGTGTTCGGGACTGTATAGAGAAAGGgcaaaaaattacaaaattcatTTACAATAGGATCTGGTTgttaaatttgatgaaaagAGAATTCACTGGAGGTAAGGAACTTCTGAGTCTGTCTGCCACTCAATCTGCTTCAAGTTTCAGTACATTGCAAAGTCTTCTTGACCACAGGGTTGAtctaagaaaaatgtttcAGTCAAACAAATGGCTTTCATCTAGATATTCTAAATCAGATGAAGGTAAAGAGGTGAAGAATATTGTGATGGATTCCTCATTTTGGAGGAAGGTACAGTATGTCAAAAGATCAGTAGACCCCATACTTGAAGTCCTTCAAAAGATCGATAGTGATGAGAGCCTCTCGATGCCATTCATCTACAATGATATGAACAGAGCGAAGCTTGCtataaaaatcaatcacaGTGATGATGCACGTAAATATGAATCTTTTTGGAGTGTTATTGACAATCACTGGGATTCGTTGTTTCACCATCCTCTCTATCTGGCTGCTTACTTCCTGAATCCTTCATACCGTTATCGGTCAGATTTTGTCCTG CATCCCGATGTCGTACGTGGTCTGAATGCTTGCATTGTGAAATTGGAACCAGACAGTGCTAGAAGAATTTCAGCATCTATGCAG ATTTCTGACTTTGGTTCTGCAAAAGCTGATTTTGGAACTGACCTGGCAATTAGTACCAGATCAGAGCTTGATCCAG CTGCCTGGTGGCAACAACATGGGATTAATTGTTTAGAGTTGCAACGAATTGCTGTACGCATACTGAGTCAAAGTTGCTCATCTTTTGGGTGTGAGCATAACTGGAGTGTACATGATCAGATGCACAGACAGAGACAAAATCGGCTATCACAGAAGAGATTGAATGAAGCAATCTATGTTCACTATAATTTGAGACTAAGGGAACGCCAGATGAGGAAAAGGTCCAGTAAGTCAACGTCCCTAGACAGTGTTCTGCAAGAAGATCTACTGTATGACTGGATCGTGGAGACAGAGAAACAAGCATTACAAGAAGACGAG GAAATCCTTTATAGTGAAATGGATCATGGTGATGGATATGAAAATGAGGTCCACGACTTCGATGATGGACATGGAGATTCGAGAAAAGGATCAATGGAGATGGTGCTAGCAGATGTGGCAGAGCCACTGGATGTCGATGACAGCGCTCAGAATGATGCAGCTTCAGGCGATGATCAAGATCTCGACTTCATTGAAGAAGATATGACTGACTAG
- the LOC125223238 gene encoding uncharacterized protein LOC125223238 isoform X2: protein MATHRSSGYMDPGWDHGVAQDDKKKKVRCNYCGKVVSGGIYRLKQHLARLSGEVTYCDKAPDEVRLKMRENLEGRRVSKKSRHSEYEEQSYLNLSAADDLEEEEHFGYRKKGYVDPGWEHGVPQDERKKRVKCNYCEKIVSGGINRFKQHLARIPGEVAPCKNAPEEVYLKIKENMRWHRTGRRHRRPDTKEISTFYMESENEEEEQEDEAVYPMGNDRLIHGDRRFDRDFKRTSKGLSACNGSDLTPKRPRYDANVLKTPKTQPAVGGKLVKMGPSKRSRREVISAICKFFYHAGVPSQAANSSYFHKMLELVGQYGSDLIGPSSNMLSGRFLQDEILTVKNYLEEYKSSWAVTGCSILADSWRNSQGRTLINILVSCPRGVYFVCSVDATGLVDDETYLYKLLDKVVEDMGEENVVQVITPSTPSYQAAGKMIEETRRNLFWTPCATYCIDQMLEDFKKLNRVRDCIEKGQKITKFIYNRIWLLNLMKREFTGGKELLSLSATQSASSFSTLQSLLDHRVDLRKMFQSNKWLSSRYSKSDEGKEVKNIVMDSSFWRKVQYVKRSVDPILEVLQKIDSDESLSMPFIYNDMNRAKLAIKINHSDDARKYESFWSVIDNHWDSLFHHPLYLAAYFLNPSYRYRSDFVLHPDVVRGLNACIVKLEPDSARRISASMQISDFGSAKADFGTDLAISTRSELDPAAWWQQHGINCLELQRIAVRILSQSCSSFGCEHNWSVHDQMHRQRQNRLSQKRLNEAIYVHYNLRLRERQMRKRSSKSTSLDSVLQEDLLYDWIVETEKQALQEDEEILYSEMDHGDGYENEVHDFDDGHGDSRKGSMEMVLADVAEPLDVDDSAQNDAASGDDQDLDFIEEDMTD, encoded by the exons ATGGCGACGCATCGCTCTTCCGGATACATGGACCCGGGTTGGGATCATGGTGTTGCACAAGAtgacaaaaagaagaaggttAGATGCAATTACTGTGGCAAAGTTGTTAGCGGAGGAATCTACAGACTGAAGCAACACCTTGCCCGGCTTTCTGGTGAAGTAACTTATTGTGATAAGGCTCCGGACGAGGTGCGTCTCAAAATGAGGGAAAATTTGGAGGGGCGCCGTGTTAGTAAGAAATCAAGGCACAGTGAGTACGAGGAACAATCCTATTTGAACCTCAGTGCTGCTGATGATTTGGAGGAAGAAGAGCACTTTGGATATAGGAAAAAAG GATATGTTGATCCTGGTTGGGAGCATGGTGTACCTCAGgatgagaggaagaagagggtgAAATGTAATTACTGTGAGAAGATTGTGAGTGGAGGTATCAACCGGTTTAAGCAGCATCTAGCTAGGATACCCGGTGAAGTTGCTCCTTGTAAGAATGCACCGGAAGAAgtttatctcaaaataaaagaaaacatgaGATGGCACCGTACCGGTAGAAGGCACAGGCGACCTGACACTAAGGAAATATCTACATTTTACATGGAGTCAGAAAATGAGGAGGAAGAGCAGGAAGATGAAGCTGTTTACCCAATGGGTAATGATAGGCTTATACATGGTGATAGAAGATTTGATAGAGATTTCAAGAGGACTTCCAAAGGGTTGTCTGCCTGTAATGGATCTGATCTGACACCGAAAAGGCCAAGGTATGATGCAAATGTCCTGAAGACACCAAAAACTCAACCGGCAGTAGGTGGAAAGCTAGTGAAAATGGGTCCATCCAAGAGGTCCCGGAGAGAAGTCATTTCTGCAATATGCAAGTTTTTCTACCATGCTGGTGTGCCTTCTCAAGCAGCCAACTCctcttattttcataaaatgcTAGAGCTGGTAGGTCAGTATGGCTCGGATTTGATAGGACCATCTAGCAATATGTTATCAGGGCGGTTTCTACAAGATGAAATACTGACAGTCAAAAACTACCTCGAGGAGTATAAGTCTTCTTGGGCAGTGACAGGGTGTTCCATTTTAGCAGATAGTTGGAGAAACTCTCAAGGCAGGACACTGATCAACATTTTGGTATCCTGCCCTCGtggagtatattttgtttgttcaGTTGATGCAACAGGTCTAGTTGACGATGAAACCTATTTGTACAAATTGCTTGACAAAGTGGTAGAAGATATGGGGGAGGAAAATGTGGTGCAG GTAATCACTCCAAGTACACCCAGTTATCAAGCTGCTGGGAAGATGATTGAAGAGACGAGGAGAAATTTGTTTTGGACACCTTGTGCCACATATTGTATTGATCAAATGCTCGAAGATTTTAAGAAACTAAACCGTGTTCGGGACTGTATAGAGAAAGGgcaaaaaattacaaaattcatTTACAATAGGATCTGGTTgttaaatttgatgaaaagAGAATTCACTGGAGGTAAGGAACTTCTGAGTCTGTCTGCCACTCAATCTGCTTCAAGTTTCAGTACATTGCAAAGTCTTCTTGACCACAGGGTTGAtctaagaaaaatgtttcAGTCAAACAAATGGCTTTCATCTAGATATTCTAAATCAGATGAAGGTAAAGAGGTGAAGAATATTGTGATGGATTCCTCATTTTGGAGGAAGGTACAGTATGTCAAAAGATCAGTAGACCCCATACTTGAAGTCCTTCAAAAGATCGATAGTGATGAGAGCCTCTCGATGCCATTCATCTACAATGATATGAACAGAGCGAAGCTTGCtataaaaatcaatcacaGTGATGATGCACGTAAATATGAATCTTTTTGGAGTGTTATTGACAATCACTGGGATTCGTTGTTTCACCATCCTCTCTATCTGGCTGCTTACTTCCTGAATCCTTCATACCGTTATCGGTCAGATTTTGTCCTG CATCCCGATGTCGTACGTGGTCTGAATGCTTGCATTGTGAAATTGGAACCAGACAGTGCTAGAAGAATTTCAGCATCTATGCAG ATTTCTGACTTTGGTTCTGCAAAAGCTGATTTTGGAACTGACCTGGCAATTAGTACCAGATCAGAGCTTGATCCAG CTGCCTGGTGGCAACAACATGGGATTAATTGTTTAGAGTTGCAACGAATTGCTGTACGCATACTGAGTCAAAGTTGCTCATCTTTTGGGTGTGAGCATAACTGGAGTGTACATGATCAGATGCACAGACAGAGACAAAATCGGCTATCACAGAAGAGATTGAATGAAGCAATCTATGTTCACTATAATTTGAGACTAAGGGAACGCCAGATGAGGAAAAGGTCCAGTAAGTCAACGTCCCTAGACAGTGTTCTGCAAGAAGATCTACTGTATGACTGGATCGTGGAGACAGAGAAACAAGCATTACAAGAAGACGAG GAAATCCTTTATAGTGAAATGGATCATGGTGATGGATATGAAAATGAGGTCCACGACTTCGATGATGGACATGGAGATTCGAGAAAAGGATCAATGGAGATGGTGCTAGCAGATGTGGCAGAGCCACTGGATGTCGATGACAGCGCTCAGAATGATGCAGCTTCAGGCGATGATCAAGATCTCGACTTCATTGAAGAAGATATGACTGACTAG